In Streptomyces hawaiiensis, one genomic interval encodes:
- a CDS encoding cation acetate symporter, translated as MTTDFSGNAQAMSLVGFSAVATITLLLCVMTGPDRDDLDEFYTGYSSLSPMRNGLAIAGDYISAATVLGTGGVIALFGYDGIVLALSTALSLMLLMFLLAEPLRNAGRFTMGDALTRRMPGRAVRIAACAVTLAALLPLMLVQLAGTGQLMAFILGFSGESLQTGCIIGVGALMISYAAIGGMKGTALIQILKIVMLLGSGMVVSVLILNRFDWDPGALFDAAAQNSGVGSAFLSSGLQFAGGASPDLDMITAQLTVVLGGGVLPHVTMRMYTASSARQVRRSMSWAVSGVALFVLVITVVGFGATALVGRELIAQVDPQGNTAYLLGSQAAFGADVSSAETFLFTTVTTAVFLTLLASVAGMILACANSLAHDVFAARVQEMSPRREMTVARLSALAVGIPAIILATQVQHRSLQPLVTLSFCLGASAIAPALVYSLFWRRYTRTGLLSTLIGGSLAVLLLMPGTNLVSGSPVSAFPEADFNWFPFTTTGLLSIPLGFACGWLGTMASGRRKSEEQRHQYEAVEAWILAGAVRRDD; from the coding sequence GTGACCACCGATTTCAGCGGCAACGCCCAGGCGATGTCCCTCGTCGGCTTCTCCGCCGTCGCCACGATCACGCTGCTGCTGTGCGTGATGACGGGCCCCGACCGGGACGACCTGGACGAGTTCTACACCGGCTACAGCTCCCTTTCCCCCATGCGCAACGGCCTGGCCATCGCCGGCGACTACATCTCCGCCGCGACCGTCCTCGGCACCGGCGGCGTCATCGCGCTGTTCGGCTACGACGGGATCGTGCTGGCGCTGAGCACGGCCCTGTCGCTGATGCTGCTGATGTTCCTGCTGGCCGAACCGCTGCGCAACGCGGGCCGGTTCACCATGGGCGACGCGCTGACCCGCCGGATGCCGGGACGCGCTGTCCGTATCGCGGCCTGTGCGGTCACCCTGGCGGCACTGCTGCCGCTGATGCTGGTCCAGCTGGCGGGCACGGGACAGCTGATGGCGTTCATCCTCGGGTTCTCCGGCGAGTCACTGCAGACGGGCTGCATCATCGGCGTGGGCGCGCTGATGATCAGCTACGCGGCGATCGGCGGGATGAAGGGCACCGCCCTCATCCAGATCCTGAAGATCGTGATGCTGCTCGGCTCCGGCATGGTGGTCTCGGTGCTGATCCTCAACCGGTTCGACTGGGACCCGGGAGCCCTGTTCGACGCGGCCGCCCAGAACAGCGGCGTGGGCTCGGCGTTCCTCTCCTCGGGCCTGCAGTTCGCGGGCGGAGCCAGTCCCGACCTGGACATGATCACCGCGCAGCTGACGGTGGTCCTCGGCGGTGGCGTCCTGCCGCACGTCACCATGCGCATGTACACGGCCTCCAGCGCCCGGCAGGTGCGGCGTTCGATGTCCTGGGCGGTGTCGGGCGTGGCCCTGTTCGTGCTCGTCATCACGGTCGTCGGCTTCGGCGCGACCGCGCTGGTCGGGCGGGAGCTGATCGCACAGGTCGACCCGCAGGGCAACACGGCGTATCTGCTGGGATCACAGGCGGCGTTCGGAGCGGACGTGTCGTCGGCGGAGACGTTCCTGTTCACGACCGTCACCACAGCGGTCTTCCTCACGCTGCTCGCCTCCGTCGCCGGCATGATCCTGGCCTGCGCCAACTCCCTCGCGCACGACGTGTTCGCGGCCCGGGTGCAGGAGATGTCGCCGCGGCGCGAGATGACCGTGGCACGGCTGTCGGCCCTGGCCGTGGGCATCCCCGCGATCATCCTGGCCACCCAGGTCCAGCACCGCAGCCTGCAACCGCTGGTGACGCTGTCCTTCTGCCTGGGCGCCTCGGCCATCGCGCCCGCGCTGGTCTACAGCCTCTTCTGGCGCCGCTATACGCGAACGGGCCTGCTCAGCACGCTCATCGGCGGCTCCCTGGCCGTCCTGCTGCTGATGCCGGGCACCAATCTGGTCTCCGGCTCGCCGGTCTCGGCCTTCCCCGAAGCCGACTTCAACTGGTTCCCGTTCACCACCACGGGCCTGCTCTCCATACCCCTGGGCTTCGCCTGCGGCTGGCTGGGCACGATGGCCTCCGGCCGCCGGAAGTCGGAGGAGCAGCGCCACCAGTACGAGGCGGTGGAGGCCTGGATCCTGGCGGGTGCGGTACGCAGGGACGACTGA
- a CDS encoding cellulose-binding protein, whose amino-acid sequence MSSATVSPHGFSAVRGRGYRPEQVDEYAGALSADRDAAWERAARLTVLARQMGEELGRLREAVARLAPQHYDTLGERARRLFELGEQEAAAVREGARREARQLVDEARASAVGVRESAQAHADAVRADADERARQRLLAAQAEADETRVAARCEAQEQRGEALAALREMRQRTSGMLAEQDKERADRWAETEREETGREAALDAHHEEAVTRAEEALAEAEQTFADAEDSARDLEEEAHARAAELVAQAREHAEAVEEETDRLLREHAGQRDDARAHIDRVHTSLTDWAGRVAAE is encoded by the coding sequence ATGAGCAGCGCGACGGTGTCACCGCACGGCTTCAGCGCCGTGCGGGGGCGCGGTTACCGTCCCGAGCAGGTCGACGAGTACGCCGGGGCCCTCTCCGCGGATCGGGACGCGGCCTGGGAGAGGGCGGCCCGCCTGACGGTGCTCGCCCGGCAGATGGGCGAGGAACTGGGGCGGCTGCGCGAGGCCGTGGCCCGGCTGGCCCCGCAGCACTACGACACGCTCGGGGAACGCGCCCGGCGGCTCTTCGAACTCGGCGAGCAGGAGGCCGCGGCCGTACGGGAGGGGGCGCGACGGGAGGCGCGGCAACTCGTCGACGAGGCGCGGGCGTCCGCGGTCGGCGTGCGCGAGTCCGCGCAGGCGCACGCCGATGCCGTACGCGCCGACGCCGATGAACGCGCCCGGCAGCGGCTGCTCGCCGCGCAGGCCGAGGCCGACGAGACCCGGGTCGCGGCCCGGTGTGAGGCTCAGGAACAGCGGGGCGAGGCACTGGCCGCGCTTCGGGAGATGCGGCAGCGCACCTCCGGGATGCTGGCCGAGCAGGACAAGGAACGCGCCGATCGGTGGGCGGAGACGGAGCGGGAGGAGACCGGCCGCGAGGCGGCTCTGGACGCGCACCACGAGGAGGCGGTGACGCGCGCCGAGGAAGCACTGGCCGAGGCCGAGCAGACCTTCGCCGACGCCGAGGATTCCGCCCGCGACCTGGAGGAAGAGGCCCACGCCCGTGCGGCGGAGCTGGTCGCCCAGGCCCGCGAGCACGCGGAGGCCGTGGAGGAGGAGACGGACCGGCTCCTCCGCGAGCACGCCGGGCAACGAGACGACGCCCGCGCCCACATCGACCGCGTCCACACCAGCCTGACGGATTGGGCGGGGCGGGTGGCGGCGGAGTGA
- a CDS encoding carboxymuconolactone decarboxylase family protein, whose translation MQARMTNPAYVLSGAMKGIGTLFQAIGEGGLAQDVAEIVGLRASQINGCGACVHGHVANLRKAGVSEERIAAVAAWRHAPFFSDAERAALKLTEAMTRLSDLSGESVPDALWDEVADHFDEKELSALILTVSVTNMFNRINTTIQEPAGTTWG comes from the coding sequence ATGCAGGCACGGATGACGAACCCGGCGTACGTCCTTTCCGGCGCGATGAAGGGCATCGGCACCCTCTTCCAGGCGATCGGGGAGGGCGGTCTGGCGCAGGACGTGGCGGAGATCGTCGGGCTGCGCGCGAGCCAGATCAACGGCTGCGGCGCGTGCGTGCACGGGCACGTCGCCAACCTCCGCAAGGCCGGGGTGAGCGAGGAGCGCATCGCGGCCGTCGCCGCCTGGCGGCACGCGCCCTTCTTCTCGGACGCCGAGCGTGCCGCGCTGAAGCTGACGGAGGCGATGACGCGGCTTTCCGACCTCTCCGGGGAGTCGGTGCCGGACGCGCTGTGGGACGAGGTGGCCGACCACTTCGACGAGAAGGAACTCTCCGCGTTGATCCTCACCGTCTCGGTCACCAACATGTTCAACCGCATCAACACGACCATCCAGGAGCCCGCGGGCACCACCTGGGGCTGA
- a CDS encoding SUKH-4 family immunity protein, translated as MVTFAQAQERAEEWINGDLPSYQHREVRVREFDLGFVVWAEDRADGPRSDGGAQRLVIARDSGEATLWPGLPVGEVIRRYEEEYGRPDAVDEPAPAAPAARVDLNQTSFLLTPPEWLQDAADKMGIPDRRGAGAGAGAGAPSAAAGEPGSAGEPAAASSAGGPATPARGAPVAPGSGTAWPAAGGGDSGTDAGDSGAAAAPGVPAGATPWAGTDTNGDGGDDRSVPLPATVFAPPLSEADGLTPPPSVTSDAQTALMSGGSRLPPTAVTPAVDGPNAPGSGPAGGQGYGYPSGPATEPGVPGTPPGGVPGTPPGGMPQGSAPPPGPGGQPYGYPQNAQSPQIQPGSTPPPGPGGATYGYPQGAGGGAAGSAGPAVPGGVPQPPAGPGAPERPLAPNAGDIADAATSKAAPPPGRGRNAGPTTPPPPGAPGTPGARPGSTPPPSGPGVPGTPAGGYVPTQLVSALGPEGPGGPRSPGGPGSAGPGAPGGPGGPAGAGGSGGAGSPQGPGAPLPPQQPPGAPHAPGAPQPPGPPQAPGAPGGTPPGGVHHAATMLADPGRMGPGGPQPPQPPGPPGAPGAPQPPGPPGAPGAPGGPGAPGGPGAPGGPGPVHHAETMLATPPAGGPGVPPPPQAPGAPPAAPGAPGVPGGPRPMPHGAVPGAMPPGMPPGAMPPGAMPPPGRPGPGQPPAYGYPQQPTGQPTVGPGYQAVLRYRAQDGSEQQLIRRSAPGTPHPEWQIFHELRAMNVPPDQVLELHTELESCELPGAYCARMIREQWPQARITSIAPYGTDHASRQQGMQQLLAHQGELHQVADGPARPAPVRAPLPPVQAVPPIPPEAIGQELGAAFGPGVFRFEQAAVSRQGVPPVVAHTLVAAGLPMDMGPFFWAQAQPGRPVPTLAELAAERGVQPASDAGSYLVMGSDFGKAICVQYGTANIVAVPVEAGPGGAPVPPQFVNTGLPEFARCLALLGRMWRLRFGLNQEQAGRWTVDFQAQLAALDPAALGSPESWWSVLLEQMWDGLL; from the coding sequence ATGGTGACCTTCGCGCAGGCGCAGGAGCGCGCGGAAGAGTGGATCAACGGGGATCTGCCGTCGTACCAGCATCGTGAGGTGCGGGTGCGGGAGTTCGACCTCGGGTTCGTGGTGTGGGCCGAGGACCGGGCGGACGGGCCGCGCTCCGACGGCGGTGCGCAGCGGCTGGTGATCGCCCGGGACAGCGGCGAGGCGACGCTGTGGCCGGGGCTGCCGGTGGGTGAGGTGATCCGCCGGTACGAGGAGGAGTACGGCCGTCCGGACGCGGTGGACGAGCCGGCACCGGCGGCGCCTGCGGCGCGGGTGGATCTGAATCAGACGTCCTTCCTGCTGACTCCGCCGGAGTGGTTGCAGGATGCGGCGGACAAGATGGGGATTCCGGATCGGCGGGGTGCCGGAGCGGGTGCGGGTGCTGGTGCTCCGTCGGCTGCTGCCGGTGAGCCGGGTTCGGCCGGTGAGCCGGCTGCCGCTTCGTCGGCCGGCGGCCCGGCGACTCCCGCGCGGGGTGCGCCCGTGGCGCCGGGGAGCGGTACGGCGTGGCCTGCGGCCGGGGGTGGTGACTCCGGGACCGACGCGGGTGATTCCGGGGCTGCCGCGGCGCCGGGTGTGCCTGCCGGGGCGACGCCCTGGGCCGGTACGGACACCAACGGCGATGGCGGTGATGACCGTTCCGTACCGCTGCCCGCGACGGTCTTCGCGCCGCCGCTGAGCGAGGCCGACGGTCTCACGCCGCCGCCTTCGGTGACCTCTGATGCCCAGACGGCCCTGATGTCGGGCGGCAGCCGGCTTCCTCCGACGGCGGTGACGCCGGCGGTGGACGGGCCGAACGCCCCGGGCTCCGGCCCTGCGGGCGGCCAGGGGTACGGCTATCCCTCGGGGCCGGCGACCGAGCCCGGCGTGCCGGGGACGCCGCCGGGTGGGGTTCCGGGGACGCCGCCGGGTGGGATGCCGCAGGGCAGCGCGCCTCCGCCTGGGCCGGGCGGGCAGCCGTACGGCTATCCGCAGAATGCGCAGAGCCCGCAGATTCAGCCGGGGAGCACGCCTCCGCCCGGGCCGGGCGGGGCGACGTACGGGTATCCGCAGGGGGCGGGCGGTGGGGCCGCAGGTTCCGCTGGTCCTGCCGTCCCTGGTGGGGTGCCGCAGCCGCCGGCCGGGCCGGGTGCGCCTGAGCGGCCTCTCGCGCCCAACGCCGGGGACATCGCCGACGCCGCGACCAGCAAGGCGGCTCCGCCGCCGGGCCGGGGGCGGAACGCGGGTCCGACCACGCCGCCTCCACCGGGCGCTCCGGGCACGCCGGGTGCGCGGCCGGGCAGTACGCCCCCGCCGTCGGGGCCCGGGGTTCCGGGGACTCCGGCGGGCGGTTACGTGCCTACGCAGCTTGTGTCGGCGCTTGGTCCTGAGGGGCCGGGAGGTCCGAGAAGTCCTGGAGGGCCCGGTTCCGCGGGTCCCGGTGCGCCCGGCGGCCCGGGGGGCCCTGCTGGTGCCGGGGGTTCTGGGGGGGCCGGGTCTCCGCAGGGTCCGGGTGCGCCGCTGCCTCCGCAGCAGCCGCCGGGGGCTCCGCATGCGCCTGGCGCGCCGCAGCCGCCCGGTCCGCCGCAGGCGCCCGGCGCGCCTGGTGGTACGCCTCCGGGGGGTGTCCACCATGCCGCCACGATGCTGGCCGACCCCGGCCGGATGGGCCCGGGCGGGCCCCAGCCTCCGCAGCCGCCGGGGCCTCCGGGAGCGCCCGGCGCGCCGCAGCCGCCCGGCCCCCCTGGTGCGCCCGGTGCCCCTGGCGGTCCGGGTGCCCCTGGCGGTCCGGGTGCGCCCGGTGGCCCGGGTCCCGTGCATCACGCGGAGACCATGCTGGCCACGCCTCCGGCGGGCGGCCCCGGCGTGCCTCCGCCGCCGCAGGCCCCCGGCGCACCACCCGCCGCCCCGGGCGCCCCTGGCGTGCCCGGTGGGCCGCGGCCCATGCCGCACGGCGCGGTGCCGGGTGCGATGCCTCCTGGCATGCCGCCCGGCGCGATGCCCCCGGGTGCGATGCCGCCGCCCGGCCGGCCCGGCCCCGGGCAGCCGCCGGCGTACGGCTATCCGCAGCAGCCCACCGGACAGCCGACGGTCGGCCCCGGCTACCAGGCCGTGCTGCGTTACCGCGCGCAGGACGGTTCCGAGCAGCAGCTGATCCGGCGTTCGGCGCCGGGCACGCCGCACCCGGAGTGGCAGATCTTCCACGAGCTGCGGGCCATGAACGTGCCCCCGGACCAGGTGCTGGAGCTGCACACCGAGCTGGAGTCCTGCGAGCTGCCGGGTGCGTACTGCGCGCGGATGATCCGGGAGCAGTGGCCGCAGGCGCGCATCACGAGCATCGCGCCGTACGGTACGGACCACGCGAGCCGGCAGCAGGGCATGCAGCAGTTGCTGGCCCACCAGGGCGAGTTGCACCAGGTGGCGGACGGCCCGGCGCGTCCGGCTCCGGTGCGCGCTCCGCTGCCGCCGGTGCAGGCGGTGCCGCCGATCCCGCCGGAGGCCATCGGGCAGGAGCTGGGGGCCGCGTTCGGGCCGGGGGTGTTCCGGTTCGAGCAGGCCGCCGTGTCGCGGCAGGGTGTGCCGCCGGTGGTGGCGCACACGCTGGTGGCGGCCGGACTGCCGATGGACATGGGCCCGTTCTTCTGGGCGCAGGCCCAGCCGGGGCGGCCCGTTCCGACGCTGGCGGAGCTGGCGGCCGAGCGCGGTGTGCAGCCGGCCTCGGACGCGGGTTCGTATCTGGTGATGGGCAGCGACTTCGGCAAGGCGATCTGCGTGCAGTACGGCACGGCGAACATCGTCGCCGTGCCGGTGGAGGCCGGGCCGGGCGGGGCGCCCGTGCCGCCGCAGTTCGTGAACACCGGGCTGCCGGAGTTCGCTCGCTGCCTGGCGCTGCTCGGGCGGATGTGGCGGCTTCGGTTCGGGCTCAACCAGGAGCAGGCGGGCCGCTGGACCGTCGACTTCCAGGCCCAGCTGGCCGCGCTGGACCCGGCGGCGCTGGGTTCGCCGGAGAGCTGGTGGTCGGTGCTGCTGGAGCAGATGTGGGACGGACTGCTGTGA
- a CDS encoding SMI1/KNR4 family protein, which produces MTTGRLGLGAPPGRQAGGQAAPPNAAYAGQVVHFPDPVRAARHPRGVRVDEHGYPDFSAYARAAAEIAEPPEGFGVDELRLTDYVSANTALSASGHELWDTVPAVATPHGWTWHHVVGTRRMELVPVEVKALLRHHGGVATSGVDHSKRGTRPLQETRPAHFGLPKSGVAVTESQVQGVEEDLGYRLPGAYRSFLKAAGGCAPVGAVLDAELGLLVDQPFFTVRDEAAVNDLVYVNKCLRDHLTKDYLGISFVQGGLLAVKVKGERIGSVWFCAYDDARDVDPSMPPAERVERLLLPCGDDFDVFLSRLAGNPPELETVANLMVDGGFARVVPVDAVASSAVGE; this is translated from the coding sequence ATGACGACAGGTCGGCTCGGGCTGGGGGCACCTCCCGGCCGCCAGGCCGGGGGACAAGCCGCGCCGCCGAACGCGGCTTACGCCGGGCAGGTCGTGCATTTCCCGGATCCGGTCCGGGCGGCCCGTCACCCGAGAGGGGTACGGGTCGACGAGCATGGTTACCCCGACTTCTCGGCTTACGCGCGTGCGGCCGCGGAGATCGCGGAGCCGCCGGAGGGTTTCGGTGTCGACGAGTTGCGGCTGACGGACTATGTGTCGGCGAACACGGCGTTGTCGGCGTCCGGGCACGAGCTGTGGGACACGGTGCCGGCGGTGGCGACGCCGCACGGCTGGACGTGGCACCACGTGGTGGGCACGCGGCGGATGGAGCTGGTCCCGGTCGAGGTGAAGGCGCTGCTGCGGCATCACGGGGGTGTGGCGACGTCGGGTGTCGACCACTCCAAGCGGGGGACGCGGCCGTTGCAGGAGACGCGTCCGGCGCACTTCGGGCTGCCGAAGTCGGGTGTCGCGGTGACCGAGTCGCAGGTGCAGGGTGTCGAGGAGGACCTCGGCTACCGGTTGCCGGGTGCGTACCGGTCGTTCCTGAAGGCGGCGGGTGGCTGCGCGCCGGTGGGTGCCGTGCTGGACGCGGAGCTGGGGCTGCTGGTGGACCAGCCGTTCTTCACGGTGCGCGACGAGGCCGCGGTCAATGACCTGGTGTACGTCAACAAGTGTCTGCGTGACCATCTGACCAAGGACTATCTGGGGATCTCGTTCGTCCAGGGCGGGTTGCTCGCGGTGAAGGTGAAGGGCGAGCGGATCGGTTCGGTGTGGTTCTGCGCGTACGACGACGCGCGGGACGTGGATCCCTCGATGCCGCCGGCGGAGCGGGTGGAGCGGCTGTTGCTGCCGTGCGGGGACGATTTCGATGTCTTCCTGTCGCGGCTGGCGGGCAATCCGCCGGAGTTGGAGACGGTGGCGAATCTGATGGTGGACGGCGGGTTCGCGCGTGTGGTGCCGGTGGACGCGGTGGCGTCCTCGGCCGTGGGGGAGTGA